One Edaphobacter flagellatus genomic region harbors:
- a CDS encoding FadR/GntR family transcriptional regulator, with protein MKKEAHKDIREKNQPSAAHHSQLTMQVVDHVRALIASGEVKSGDRLPPERELARKLQISRSSLRSGIGFLSAMGVLKSRHGAGTFVSSGPPALDSNSLSVLGILHGFLPWQMFEARLVLESSIAAIAAERATDEHIAELAEEVAEMYAALEDPQEYLIHDVRFHRTIARAAGNPILGALMETITANLYENRSRTVTNAQDLKESAEMHREIYRAIRSHNPTQARHAMEKHLNLARIAQDAETDAAHAAAEAEAKASAS; from the coding sequence GTGAAGAAAGAAGCTCACAAAGACATTCGCGAGAAGAACCAACCCAGCGCAGCACACCACAGTCAGCTCACCATGCAGGTCGTCGACCACGTTCGCGCCCTCATTGCATCCGGTGAGGTCAAATCCGGCGACCGCCTTCCTCCCGAACGCGAGCTTGCGCGCAAGCTCCAGATCAGCCGCTCCAGTCTCCGCTCCGGCATCGGCTTCCTCTCTGCCATGGGGGTCCTCAAGAGCCGCCACGGCGCCGGAACCTTCGTCTCCAGCGGTCCTCCCGCACTCGACTCCAACTCGCTCTCCGTCCTCGGCATCCTCCACGGCTTCCTGCCCTGGCAGATGTTTGAGGCCCGCCTCGTCCTCGAGTCCTCCATCGCCGCCATCGCAGCCGAGCGAGCCACCGATGAGCATATCGCCGAGCTCGCCGAAGAGGTCGCCGAGATGTACGCCGCCCTCGAAGATCCGCAGGAGTACCTCATCCACGACGTTCGCTTCCATCGCACCATCGCCCGCGCCGCCGGCAACCCCATCCTCGGCGCGCTCATGGAAACCATCACCGCAAACCTCTACGAGAATCGTTCCCGCACCGTCACCAATGCGCAGGACCTCAAAGAGTCTGCCGAGATGCACCGCGAGATCTACCGCGCCATCCGCTCTCACAATCCCACCCAGGCCCGCCACGCCATGGAAAAGCACCTCAACCTCGCTCGCATCGCGCAGGACGCCGAAACCGACGCCGCCCACGCCGCCGCAGAAGCCGAAGCCAAAGCCTCCGCCTCCTAG
- the meaB gene encoding methylmalonyl Co-A mutase-associated GTPase MeaB, translating into MKVSLHGCKYDVGFADKGNKGGVIIAQVSEEARADGVALTALVERLREGDMRALARAVSLVEDRRQGSEALLAACKPLLGQALRVGVTGAPGAGKSTLVDQMVRLLVAAGQRVGVVAVDPSSPQSGGALLGDRIRMQDEGGVFIRSMASRGALGGVAQAAGDVCDVMEASGRETLLIETVGVGQDEVEVSRLADVTVLVLVPGMGDDVQSLKAGVMEVADVYVVNKADRGGSEQVEAEIVAMQGLSMRHEGWVAPVVRCAATTGEGVAELMDAVRRCAAWKKAQGVRRFTPYQEEGGVLRLDHLGVAVRNIDAARNFYEGLGMQVAHEETVEHEQVKTAMLPVGESRIELLEATAEDSVIGRFVAKRGEGLHHIAVAVGDVDVMFEKMKTQGVKLASDAVRVGAGGHRYFFVHPASTGGVLVEIVGDDRRK; encoded by the coding sequence GTGAAAGTGTCTCTTCATGGGTGCAAATATGATGTTGGCTTCGCAGATAAAGGAAACAAGGGCGGAGTTATCATCGCACAGGTGAGCGAAGAGGCACGAGCGGATGGAGTGGCGCTGACGGCGCTTGTGGAGCGGCTGCGCGAAGGAGATATGCGCGCTCTGGCGAGAGCGGTGTCTCTGGTAGAGGACCGGCGGCAGGGCAGCGAAGCGCTGTTGGCGGCTTGTAAGCCTCTTCTGGGGCAGGCACTTCGAGTGGGAGTGACGGGGGCTCCAGGAGCGGGGAAGAGCACGCTGGTGGACCAGATGGTCCGGCTGCTGGTTGCGGCGGGGCAGAGGGTTGGGGTGGTCGCGGTTGATCCATCGAGTCCACAGAGCGGCGGCGCTTTGCTGGGCGACAGGATACGGATGCAGGACGAGGGCGGCGTGTTTATTCGCAGCATGGCTTCGCGCGGTGCTTTGGGAGGAGTGGCCCAGGCGGCGGGCGATGTGTGCGATGTGATGGAGGCTTCGGGGAGAGAGACGCTACTGATTGAGACGGTTGGCGTGGGGCAGGATGAGGTAGAGGTCTCGCGGCTGGCGGATGTGACAGTGCTGGTACTGGTGCCGGGGATGGGCGACGACGTGCAAAGCCTGAAGGCCGGTGTGATGGAGGTGGCCGATGTGTATGTCGTGAACAAAGCCGATCGCGGAGGTTCGGAGCAGGTCGAAGCGGAGATTGTCGCGATGCAGGGATTGTCGATGCGCCATGAAGGATGGGTTGCTCCTGTTGTGCGTTGCGCAGCGACGACGGGCGAGGGCGTTGCGGAGCTGATGGATGCGGTGCGGCGCTGCGCGGCCTGGAAGAAGGCACAGGGCGTGCGACGATTCACTCCTTATCAAGAAGAGGGTGGCGTGCTGCGGCTGGATCATCTTGGTGTAGCGGTGAGGAATATCGATGCAGCTCGCAACTTCTATGAAGGGCTCGGAATGCAGGTAGCACATGAAGAGACGGTGGAGCATGAGCAGGTGAAGACGGCGATGCTTCCGGTGGGCGAGAGCAGGATTGAGCTGCTGGAGGCTACGGCGGAGGATTCGGTGATCGGCCGGTTTGTCGCAAAACGTGGCGAGGGGCTGCATCATATTGCAGTTGCAGTGGGCGATGTGGATGTGATGTTCGAGAAGATGAAGACGCAGGGCGTGAAGCTTGCCAGCGATGCGGTGCGGGTGGGTGCGGGTGGGCACCGCTATTTCTTTGTGCATCCTGCGAGTACGGGTGGTGTGTTGGTGGAGATTGTAGGAGACGACCGGCGGAAGTGA
- a CDS encoding phosphatidylserine decarboxylase family protein: MVRDGYFYALGLGAVAVLVWKLTHVSVLVALPILLALFFLWFFRDPNRIIPSGPGQIVSPGDGVVTEAEWIEMPTGSRLRVSIFLNVFNVHVNRVPVGGTVKVVEYRKGAFMNAMNPESVLNNEQTLITIDAGGYEVSFKQIAGLLARRIVCNLKVGDVVTRGQRMGLIKFGSRVDVLLPADAELKVKKGARVSGGSTVLAEIAVD; this comes from the coding sequence ATGGTTCGTGATGGATATTTCTACGCGCTCGGGCTGGGCGCGGTCGCGGTACTGGTCTGGAAGCTGACCCATGTTTCGGTTCTGGTCGCGCTGCCGATTTTGCTGGCGCTCTTTTTCTTGTGGTTCTTTCGCGACCCGAACAGAATCATTCCATCGGGGCCGGGGCAGATTGTGTCGCCGGGCGATGGTGTTGTTACCGAGGCTGAGTGGATTGAGATGCCCACCGGTAGCCGGTTGCGTGTGAGCATCTTTTTGAATGTCTTCAACGTGCATGTGAACCGGGTTCCGGTAGGTGGCACGGTGAAGGTCGTGGAGTACCGCAAGGGCGCGTTTATGAATGCGATGAATCCTGAGTCGGTATTGAATAATGAGCAGACGCTGATCACGATTGATGCTGGAGGCTACGAGGTGAGCTTCAAGCAGATTGCGGGACTGCTGGCACGCAGGATCGTTTGCAATCTGAAGGTGGGCGATGTTGTAACGCGAGGACAGCGCATGGGGTTGATCAAGTTTGGCTCGCGTGTCGATGTTCTGCTACCGGCGGATGCGGAGCTGAAGGTCAAGAAGGGCGCGCGCGTGAGCGGTGGTTCCACGGTGCTCGCCGAGATCGCGGTGGATTGA
- a CDS encoding Asd/ArgC dimerization domain-containing protein, with protein sequence MASRPYRIGVVGASSLLGKELGDELGESLLAASTVVLLEDDEEVAGQVTSAGEEAAFIQKIEPAAFEGMDFVFFAGDADSTKRHWQQARRAGASIVDLTYALEEEKDALVMAPWVSDAQSSAKREPDLKTPAVIAAHPVALMLALVEERLEAGIGVKGLAATVMEPASEHGRAAMDEMHQQTVSLLSFQNVPKELYDAQVSFNILPILGENAKVKLARTGQRIRTQYAQLTSGSAPLALQMLQAPVFHGYAVSLLVDLAKPVTVAEVESALQGEHVDLVSDDGEPPSNLSAAGQEDIMIRIVDDFGDAERGTRFWLWMAADNLKLAALNAIACAVELRRLRPSGKVQ encoded by the coding sequence ATGGCGAGCAGACCCTATCGCATTGGAGTTGTTGGAGCTTCGTCACTGCTGGGCAAGGAGCTTGGCGATGAGCTGGGTGAATCATTGCTGGCAGCTTCGACGGTAGTGCTTCTGGAGGATGACGAGGAAGTTGCCGGGCAGGTGACGTCAGCTGGCGAAGAAGCTGCATTTATTCAGAAGATTGAACCGGCAGCATTCGAAGGAATGGACTTTGTTTTCTTTGCCGGCGATGCGGACTCGACGAAGCGTCACTGGCAGCAGGCAAGGCGCGCGGGGGCAAGCATTGTCGATCTGACCTATGCGCTGGAAGAGGAGAAGGACGCTCTGGTGATGGCCCCGTGGGTCTCTGATGCGCAAAGTAGTGCAAAACGAGAGCCTGATCTGAAGACGCCTGCGGTGATTGCGGCGCATCCTGTGGCGTTGATGCTGGCTCTTGTAGAAGAGCGGCTTGAAGCAGGCATTGGGGTTAAGGGATTAGCTGCAACGGTGATGGAGCCTGCCTCAGAGCATGGGCGTGCAGCGATGGACGAGATGCATCAACAGACGGTAAGCCTGCTTTCGTTTCAGAATGTGCCGAAGGAGTTATACGACGCGCAGGTGTCGTTCAATATTTTGCCAATATTGGGCGAGAATGCGAAGGTGAAGCTGGCGCGCACAGGGCAGCGGATTCGTACACAGTATGCGCAGTTGACATCGGGGTCTGCTCCGCTGGCTTTGCAGATGTTACAGGCACCGGTATTTCATGGGTATGCGGTTTCGTTGCTGGTGGATCTTGCGAAGCCTGTGACGGTGGCCGAGGTGGAAAGCGCACTTCAGGGCGAGCATGTTGACCTGGTGAGCGATGATGGCGAGCCCCCCAGCAATTTGAGCGCTGCAGGCCAGGAGGACATCATGATCCGCATCGTGGACGATTTTGGCGATGCCGAGCGTGGCACGCGGTTTTGGTTATGGATGGCGGCGGATAATTTGAAGCTCGCCGCTTTGAATGCCATTGCTTGTGCTGTGGAATTGAGGCGTCTGCGGCCTTCCGGAAAAGTGCAATAG
- the mak gene encoding fructokinase, whose product MIENNTGSHDGMRIGIDLGGTKIEALAIDNDGTELVRYRVDTPRGDYPGSIDAIVGLVRKIEAETKRTGSVGAGIPGSISGKTGFVKNANSTWINGKPLDKDLTAALGREVRLANDANCLAVSEATDGAAAGKRVVFGVILGTGCGGGVAINGQVHAGPNGTGGEWGHIPLPWPKAEENPGPLCYCGQRGCMEMWVSGTGLARDYKETTGRERTSREILADFEAGDADASGAVDRFEDRLARGLSCIINSLDPDVFVIGGGLSKARHLYESLPKRIPQYVFGKEFDTPILQAKYGDSSGVRGAAWLWPLKQ is encoded by the coding sequence GTGATCGAGAACAATACTGGATCGCATGACGGAATGCGAATTGGAATCGATCTGGGAGGCACAAAGATCGAGGCCTTGGCTATTGATAATGATGGCACGGAGTTGGTGCGCTATCGCGTGGACACGCCGCGGGGAGACTATCCGGGCTCGATCGATGCGATTGTCGGGCTGGTGCGCAAGATAGAGGCGGAGACGAAGCGGACGGGTTCGGTCGGCGCGGGGATTCCAGGAAGCATCTCGGGCAAGACAGGGTTTGTAAAGAACGCCAACTCGACGTGGATTAATGGCAAGCCTTTGGATAAAGATCTTACGGCGGCGTTGGGACGTGAGGTGCGTTTAGCGAACGATGCAAACTGCCTTGCTGTTTCGGAGGCGACCGATGGTGCGGCTGCAGGAAAGCGTGTTGTGTTTGGTGTGATTCTGGGAACAGGATGCGGCGGAGGTGTCGCGATCAACGGACAGGTACATGCCGGTCCGAACGGCACGGGCGGAGAGTGGGGGCATATTCCACTGCCGTGGCCGAAAGCAGAAGAGAATCCCGGCCCGCTATGCTACTGCGGGCAGCGTGGCTGTATGGAGATGTGGGTGTCAGGCACGGGGCTGGCTCGTGACTACAAAGAGACGACCGGTAGGGAGCGTACTTCACGTGAGATCCTCGCCGACTTCGAGGCGGGAGATGCAGATGCTTCGGGGGCGGTCGATCGATTTGAAGACAGACTGGCGCGGGGCTTGTCGTGCATCATTAATAGTCTCGATCCAGATGTATTCGTGATTGGCGGCGGTCTTTCCAAGGCCAGGCATCTTTATGAGAGCTTGCCGAAGCGGATACCACAGTATGTGTTCGGGAAAGAGTTCGATACACCTATTTTGCAGGCGAAGTATGGGGACTCAAGTGGTGTGCGAGGCGCAGCATGGCTTTGGCCACTGAAGCAGTAA
- a CDS encoding MFS transporter, whose protein sequence is MSTNASSLSESDFTTSAPDKSPIRWFVCFLLFLATTINYMDRSVFAFIEPLLHNVPFMGWDFAADKFHQAAFDNNFGNVIIAFQFAYGIGFIFAGRIIDKLGTKTGYALAILIWGIASMSHSLVGSVLGFCIARTFLGLGEAGNFPAAIKAVSEWFPTNERGKAVGLFNSGSNVSFFLAPIIITFVTARWGWRSAFLATGSLGMIWLVLWLSFPYNKFRRGATQTQANLAPVTEGGPLMSKLLTNPGTYAFAIGKGLTDGVWWFYLFYLPQFLNRNYGLSLSQAYWYIVTVYVVSSVGSIFGGSLSGWLMSRGYSVNSGRKIAMLSMAVLVLPLVLVPHMGTLFPSNPWPATLIIALAAAAHQGWSANLFSTPSDMFPSTAISTVVGIGGAVGAAGGAAFTWIVKHNLSLHPLLVFSIAACLYLISLACFQLLVPRLGQPRNA, encoded by the coding sequence ATGTCAACGAACGCATCAAGCCTGTCCGAGTCAGACTTCACCACCTCGGCCCCCGACAAGTCTCCCATTCGCTGGTTCGTCTGCTTCCTTCTCTTCCTCGCCACCACCATCAACTACATGGACCGCTCGGTCTTTGCCTTCATCGAGCCGCTCCTGCACAACGTCCCCTTCATGGGATGGGACTTCGCCGCCGACAAATTCCATCAGGCCGCCTTCGATAACAACTTCGGCAACGTCATCATAGCCTTTCAGTTTGCTTACGGAATCGGCTTCATCTTCGCGGGCCGCATCATCGACAAGCTCGGCACCAAGACCGGCTACGCGCTTGCCATCCTCATCTGGGGCATTGCCTCGATGAGCCATTCTCTTGTCGGCTCCGTTCTCGGCTTCTGCATCGCTCGCACGTTCCTTGGCCTCGGCGAAGCTGGCAACTTCCCTGCCGCCATCAAAGCTGTCAGCGAGTGGTTCCCCACCAACGAGCGAGGCAAGGCCGTCGGACTATTCAATTCCGGCTCCAACGTCAGCTTTTTCCTCGCTCCCATCATCATCACCTTCGTCACCGCCCGCTGGGGATGGCGCTCGGCCTTCCTTGCTACCGGCTCGCTCGGCATGATCTGGCTCGTCCTCTGGCTCAGCTTCCCGTACAACAAATTTCGCCGCGGAGCCACCCAAACCCAGGCCAATCTGGCGCCCGTCACCGAAGGTGGCCCGCTGATGAGCAAGCTCCTCACCAACCCCGGAACCTACGCCTTCGCCATCGGCAAAGGACTCACCGACGGCGTCTGGTGGTTCTATCTCTTCTATCTCCCCCAGTTCCTCAACCGGAACTACGGCCTTTCGCTCTCGCAGGCCTACTGGTACATCGTCACCGTCTATGTCGTCTCCTCAGTCGGCTCCATCTTCGGAGGCTCTTTGTCCGGCTGGCTCATGAGCCGCGGCTACTCGGTCAACAGTGGACGCAAGATCGCCATGCTCAGCATGGCCGTCCTCGTCCTGCCGCTCGTTCTCGTCCCCCACATGGGTACGCTCTTTCCGTCGAACCCCTGGCCGGCAACGCTGATCATCGCGCTCGCTGCTGCAGCGCATCAGGGATGGTCGGCCAACCTCTTCTCCACTCCGTCCGACATGTTCCCCTCAACCGCCATCTCCACCGTCGTCGGCATCGGCGGAGCCGTCGGCGCAGCTGGCGGTGCCGCTTTTACCTGGATCGTCAAGCACAATCTCTCGCTCCATCCTCTGCTGGTGTTTTCCATCGCTGCCTGCCTCTACCTCATCTCGCTGGCCTGTTTCCAGCTCCTTGTACCGCGTCTCGGCCAGCCCCGCAACGCCTGA
- the pssA gene encoding CDP-diacylglycerol--serine O-phosphatidyltransferase: MASEAPGAAQVGAKERRRPSRGMYVLPSLFTAGNIAAGYYAITQSIQGSVAAPEFFDRAALAIGFAVLFDSVDGMIARLTNTASDFGRELDSLADVITFGVAPSLLAYLWGFKMLPVTDYVALRGRIIHLGVFVCFLFLICGASRLARFNISVNPQPRNPGRPGKKYFVGMPIPAGAGVVASVVHFENGSPITDLRLSVVWLCLILFTGFLMVSTWRFWSGKEISLGQRHPFQLVALIVAIGAVIALYSEYALIVLSLGYLVSGVLARLAYSWGQKRRQASGLR, encoded by the coding sequence ATGGCTTCTGAAGCGCCGGGAGCGGCGCAGGTGGGAGCGAAAGAGAGGCGGCGTCCGAGCCGCGGCATGTATGTGCTGCCATCGCTATTTACGGCGGGCAATATTGCTGCGGGGTATTACGCCATTACACAGAGCATTCAGGGTTCGGTTGCGGCGCCGGAATTCTTTGATCGAGCTGCGCTGGCGATTGGATTCGCGGTGTTATTCGATAGCGTCGATGGCATGATTGCGCGGCTGACGAATACGGCGAGCGACTTTGGCCGGGAGCTGGACTCGCTGGCGGATGTGATCACGTTCGGCGTTGCACCGAGTCTGCTGGCGTACTTATGGGGCTTCAAGATGCTGCCCGTCACCGACTATGTGGCACTGCGTGGCAGGATTATTCATCTTGGCGTCTTTGTATGCTTTCTGTTTCTGATCTGCGGCGCGAGCAGGCTGGCGCGGTTCAATATCAGCGTGAATCCACAGCCGAGAAATCCTGGCAGGCCGGGAAAGAAGTATTTTGTTGGGATGCCGATTCCTGCGGGAGCCGGGGTTGTGGCTTCGGTGGTGCACTTTGAGAATGGCTCTCCGATCACGGACCTGCGGTTATCAGTGGTGTGGCTTTGCCTGATTTTGTTTACAGGATTTCTGATGGTGAGCACATGGCGGTTCTGGAGCGGCAAGGAGATCAGTCTCGGGCAGCGGCATCCGTTCCAGCTGGTAGCGTTGATTGTTGCTATCGGTGCAGTGATTGCTTTGTATTCAGAGTATGCGTTGATTGTGTTGTCGTTGGGATATCTGGTTTCGGGTGTGCTCGCGCGGCTGGCTTACTCGTGGGGACAGAAGAGACGGCAGGCGAGTGGATTGCGGTAG
- the tsaB gene encoding tRNA (adenosine(37)-N6)-threonylcarbamoyltransferase complex dimerization subunit type 1 TsaB: MRLLIIDTCGSEGSVALADTAQASVLVASEMLPGRSASERLMPVVRQLLGAAGWRLQELTAIVVVHGPGSFTGVRVGVSAAKGLSEAGSVPLVAVSRLAVLAKLAGRPDGEVCAVLDAGRGEFYCGVYAGGRCEREALMTREEVDGIAARGGAIVVCEQKVAEALNALTPLMVREPQAVDALPLTMERVDERRFDDAATLDANYLRRTDAEIFAKPARVVAP; encoded by the coding sequence ATGCGGCTTCTAATTATCGATACGTGCGGGAGTGAGGGAAGTGTTGCCCTGGCTGATACGGCACAGGCGAGCGTGCTGGTTGCGAGTGAGATGCTGCCAGGGAGGAGCGCTTCAGAACGTTTGATGCCGGTGGTTCGGCAGTTGCTTGGAGCGGCTGGGTGGCGTCTGCAGGAACTGACCGCGATTGTTGTCGTGCATGGGCCGGGGTCGTTTACGGGGGTGCGCGTTGGCGTGAGCGCGGCGAAAGGATTGAGTGAAGCGGGCAGTGTCCCATTGGTTGCGGTGTCGCGGCTAGCTGTGCTGGCGAAGCTGGCCGGGCGTCCGGATGGTGAAGTGTGTGCGGTGCTGGATGCGGGGCGTGGGGAGTTCTACTGCGGTGTGTATGCGGGCGGGCGATGTGAGCGCGAGGCTTTGATGACACGGGAAGAGGTAGATGGCATTGCTGCGCGTGGTGGGGCGATTGTTGTCTGCGAGCAGAAGGTTGCCGAGGCTTTGAATGCGTTGACTCCGCTGATGGTACGAGAGCCGCAAGCGGTTGATGCATTGCCGCTGACGATGGAGCGAGTGGACGAGAGGCGATTCGATGATGCAGCAACGCTGGATGCGAACTATCTTCGGCGGACAGATGCTGAGATATTTGCCAAGCCTGCTCGAGTTGTAGCGCCATGA
- a CDS encoding alpha-L-fucosidase produces MKFTPRSIATGILLASTSLLYAQLEGSAPIPQTVNHPVPAIQDTETPAQRDARMAWWRDARFGMFIHWGLYSIPAGEWKGQRSNHIGEWIMNDLSIPVADYKAFAPQFNPTGFSAHDIVALAKAAGMKYIVITAKHHDGFAMFDSKVDSFNIVAATPFKRDPLKELAEECRKQGVKLGFYYSQSQDWTAPGGGAAVKGDHNKETGHWDKAQDGSFDEYLHKKAIPQIQELLENYKGYPVVVWFDTPGKAMTPERAAEVVKLLNKYPNLIWNNRLGGGYKGDTETPEQYIPAQGYPGRDWESCMTMNDTWGYKYFDTNFKSEETLLRNLIDIASKGGNYLLNIGPDSKGIVPQPEVERLQQMGKWLNVNGEAIYGTSATIFDVPTGTFSATEKGRNGQPKFIPTWNWRSTTKGDKVYVEIFDWKGSFHVDKMPRKVTGAYLLADKAHKPLKFTQNGDALDVQLPAKALDPIATVLVLNTTK; encoded by the coding sequence GTGAAATTCACGCCTCGCTCCATTGCAACCGGCATTCTGCTAGCGTCCACCTCTCTGCTCTACGCTCAGCTCGAAGGCAGCGCCCCTATCCCACAGACCGTCAATCATCCGGTCCCTGCCATTCAGGACACAGAAACTCCCGCCCAGCGTGACGCACGCATGGCCTGGTGGCGCGATGCCCGCTTCGGCATGTTCATCCACTGGGGCCTTTACTCCATCCCCGCTGGCGAGTGGAAAGGGCAACGCAGCAACCACATCGGCGAGTGGATCATGAACGACCTCTCCATCCCTGTTGCCGACTACAAAGCCTTCGCTCCGCAGTTCAACCCCACCGGCTTCTCCGCGCACGACATCGTCGCCCTCGCCAAGGCCGCCGGCATGAAGTACATCGTCATCACCGCCAAGCACCACGATGGCTTCGCCATGTTCGACTCCAAGGTCGACTCCTTCAACATCGTCGCCGCCACCCCCTTCAAGCGCGATCCGCTCAAAGAACTCGCCGAAGAGTGCCGCAAGCAGGGCGTCAAGCTCGGCTTCTACTACTCACAGTCGCAGGACTGGACCGCCCCAGGTGGCGGAGCAGCCGTCAAGGGCGACCACAACAAAGAGACCGGCCACTGGGACAAGGCGCAGGACGGCTCCTTCGACGAGTACCTCCACAAGAAAGCCATCCCCCAGATTCAGGAATTGCTAGAGAACTACAAGGGCTACCCCGTCGTCGTCTGGTTCGATACCCCCGGCAAAGCCATGACGCCCGAGCGTGCCGCCGAAGTCGTCAAGCTCCTCAACAAATATCCCAACCTCATCTGGAACAACCGTCTCGGCGGAGGCTACAAAGGCGACACCGAAACCCCCGAGCAGTACATCCCCGCTCAGGGCTACCCCGGCCGCGACTGGGAGTCCTGCATGACCATGAACGACACCTGGGGATACAAATATTTCGACACCAACTTCAAGTCCGAAGAGACCCTGCTCCGCAACCTGATCGACATCGCCTCCAAGGGAGGCAACTACCTGCTCAACATCGGACCTGACTCTAAGGGCATCGTCCCGCAGCCCGAGGTCGAACGCCTCCAGCAGATGGGCAAATGGCTCAACGTCAATGGCGAAGCCATCTACGGAACCTCCGCCACCATCTTCGATGTCCCGACCGGAACCTTCTCCGCCACCGAGAAGGGCCGTAACGGCCAGCCGAAGTTCATCCCCACCTGGAACTGGCGCTCCACCACCAAGGGTGACAAAGTCTACGTCGAGATCTTCGACTGGAAAGGCTCGTTCCACGTAGACAAGATGCCCCGCAAGGTCACTGGAGCCTACTTGCTCGCCGACAAGGCGCACAAGCCGCTCAAGTTCACACAGAATGGCGATGCCCTCGACGTCCAGCTTCCTGCCAAGGCGCTCGACCCCATCGCCACCGTCCTCGTCCTCAACACAACGAAGTAG
- a CDS encoding GNAT family N-acetyltransferase — translation MSVVDVRVREARHEDIHAVVALERAVEEAPHWVEHEYAGMLDGMGVRRRLVVAERDGKLVGFAVGKVVGIEGGAVGELESVAVAHDARRGGVGKALCEAILNWCEEQSAGVVELEVRSGSEGAIALYRSLGFVHVGLRKRYYRDPVDDAVLMNRVIRVDENAR, via the coding sequence ATGAGCGTGGTTGATGTTCGTGTGCGTGAAGCGAGGCACGAAGATATACATGCCGTGGTCGCGCTGGAGCGCGCGGTTGAGGAGGCTCCGCACTGGGTCGAGCACGAGTACGCGGGAATGCTCGATGGGATGGGCGTACGTCGGCGGCTTGTGGTCGCGGAGAGGGATGGCAAGCTGGTGGGTTTTGCGGTGGGGAAGGTTGTAGGTATTGAGGGAGGTGCAGTTGGCGAGCTGGAGAGTGTCGCTGTGGCTCATGATGCTCGTCGGGGTGGTGTGGGGAAGGCTTTGTGCGAGGCGATTCTGAATTGGTGCGAGGAGCAGAGTGCCGGGGTAGTGGAGCTGGAGGTGCGCTCTGGAAGTGAGGGAGCGATTGCGCTTTATCGCAGCCTGGGGTTTGTCCACGTCGGGTTGCGGAAGAGATATTATCGCGATCCGGTGGACGATGCGGTTCTGATGAACAGGGTTATCCGGGTTGACGAAAACGCGCGGTGA